A window of Acidobacteriota bacterium contains these coding sequences:
- a CDS encoding (2Fe-2S) ferredoxin domain-containing protein: MPNPEVQILVCVNERPEGASKPCCSRRGALKVYHRFKDRVKELGIRDQVMVNRTGCLKHCSQGVAVAVWPWNRWYAGVEPEDVEEILQTTVLGQGTTGKGEAVERLVMPDIPWE, from the coding sequence ATGCCCAACCCAGAAGTTCAGATTCTCGTCTGCGTCAACGAGCGCCCCGAGGGCGCCTCCAAACCCTGCTGCTCCCGCCGCGGAGCCCTCAAGGTCTACCACCGGTTCAAGGACCGGGTGAAGGAGCTGGGGATTCGCGATCAGGTGATGGTCAACCGCACCGGCTGCCTCAAGCATTGCAGCCAGGGGGTCGCGGTGGCGGTGTGGCCCTGGAATCGCTGGTATGCCGGGGTCGAGCCGGAGGATGTGGAAGAGATTCTGCAGACGACGGTGCTGGGGCAGGGCACCACGGGGAAGGGCGAGGCGGTGGAGCGGCTGGTGATGCCGGATATCCCTTGGGAATAG
- a CDS encoding zf-HC2 domain-containing protein, with translation MDHSTIDEHQVIERYVLGRLSEDECARFEEHYLDCSRCLEQLEAAERLQSGLRGVAAEEATQAAARGTVQAAILVGLRRLGGARLSVLAAALGLVVTLSLIPSLTYRFHNQQLHEELAAARAAQVNLPLVFLSPNRSALGETDVELDLSAAAGRIILAIDLGTPDLRCWGQLEGPDGVVLWTAEGLEADASGLITLALPNSVFDSGEHLLELLPRSESTGAPAPIRFRLHVVGA, from the coding sequence ATGGACCATTCGACCATCGACGAGCATCAGGTCATCGAGCGCTACGTCCTCGGCCGGCTTTCGGAGGATGAGTGCGCCCGTTTCGAGGAGCATTACCTGGACTGCTCCCGATGCCTCGAGCAGTTGGAAGCGGCGGAACGGCTGCAAAGCGGGCTGCGCGGAGTTGCCGCGGAGGAGGCCACCCAGGCGGCGGCTCGAGGCACTGTCCAGGCGGCCATCCTGGTGGGCCTCCGGCGCCTCGGCGGCGCCCGGCTCTCGGTGTTGGCGGCGGCCCTCGGCCTGGTGGTCACTCTCTCGCTGATCCCGTCGCTGACCTATCGATTCCACAATCAGCAGCTGCACGAGGAGCTGGCGGCGGCGCGCGCGGCGCAGGTCAATCTTCCCCTGGTATTCCTCAGCCCCAACCGCTCGGCGTTGGGGGAGACCGACGTCGAGCTGGATCTTTCCGCAGCTGCCGGGCGGATCATCCTGGCCATCGACCTCGGAACACCGGACCTGCGCTGCTGGGGTCAGCTCGAAGGTCCCGACGGCGTCGTGCTGTGGACCGCCGAGGGTCTGGAGGCCGATGCTTCCGGCTTGATCACCCTGGCGCTGCCCAACTCGGTCTTCGATTCCGGAGAGCACCTCCTGGAGCTCCTGCCCCGTTCCGAAAGTACCGGCGCTCCCGCCCCGATCCGCTTCCGCCTCCACGTCGTCGGCGCCTGA
- a CDS encoding sigma-70 family RNA polymerase sigma factor, which translates to MTRPVSGGGNHSLQGDEAHDEAAQDEAAQQAAELVQRIQAGDESAEAELVRRYSRGLSYMLRRLTSDRSLAEDLHQDTLRVVIEKARGGEITHPERLNAFLRGTARNLLMAEIRKRGRRRTEVGEAPVKPVDPTPGPAVQMARAQDRQLVRRLLQELSQPRDREILFRFYLAEESKEVLCRDLGLQTQQFNLVLFRARQRFRQLLEQAEALKEPSGVKE; encoded by the coding sequence ATGACTCGACCGGTATCGGGAGGCGGAAATCACTCGCTCCAAGGCGATGAGGCCCATGATGAGGCAGCCCAGGACGAGGCAGCCCAGCAAGCCGCTGAGCTGGTGCAACGCATCCAGGCCGGCGACGAGAGCGCCGAGGCGGAGCTGGTGCGACGCTACAGCCGCGGTCTCTCCTACATGCTCCGGCGCCTGACCTCGGACCGGAGCCTGGCGGAGGATCTCCACCAAGACACCCTCCGAGTGGTGATCGAGAAGGCCCGCGGGGGAGAGATCACCCATCCGGAGCGGCTCAACGCCTTCCTCCGCGGCACCGCCCGCAACCTGCTGATGGCGGAGATCCGCAAGCGCGGCCGGCGGCGCACCGAGGTGGGGGAAGCCCCCGTCAAGCCCGTCGACCCCACCCCCGGCCCGGCGGTGCAGATGGCCCGAGCCCAGGATCGACAGCTTGTACGCCGCCTGCTGCAGGAGCTCTCCCAGCCGCGGGATCGGGAGATCCTCTTCCGCTTCTACCTGGCGGAGGAATCCAAGGAGGTCCTGTGTCGGGATCTAGGCCTCCAGACGCAGCAGTTCAACCTCGTCCTCTTTCGCGCCCGCCAGCGATTTCGGCAGCTTTTGGAGCAGGCGGAAGCCTTGAAAGAACCCAGCGGAGTGAAAGAATGA